Proteins found in one Geomonas subterranea genomic segment:
- the moaA gene encoding GTP 3',8-cyclase MoaA, whose translation MALIDTYGRRINYLRLSVTDRCNMRCCYCMPAQGVAKLEHKEMLSYEELYRVSAACVAQGIEKIRVTGGEPLVRKGLVDFLGRLSALPGLKELVLTTNGLLLEELAQPLKDAGVARLNISLDSLQPETFARITRGADLHRVLAGIEAATKAGFGPLKINMVVMRGVNDHEILDFAALTLEKPYTVRFIEYMPTLKDEGWGAQSMPGSEILAAIAERYPLLPLVSSEMAGPARNYKIQGAAGAIGIITPVSGHFCESCNRIRITATGRVRGCLFSDQGTDLKPLLASNDPEALRQTLKSIVTQKPGRHHIAEEGADQAVVNMSRIGG comes from the coding sequence ATGGCACTGATCGATACCTACGGCAGGCGGATCAACTACTTGAGACTCTCGGTCACCGACCGCTGCAACATGCGCTGCTGCTACTGCATGCCGGCGCAGGGGGTGGCGAAACTCGAGCATAAAGAGATGCTGAGCTACGAGGAGCTGTACCGCGTCTCCGCCGCCTGCGTGGCGCAGGGAATAGAGAAGATCAGGGTGACCGGCGGGGAACCGCTGGTGCGCAAGGGGCTGGTCGACTTCCTGGGGCGACTCTCGGCGCTGCCGGGATTGAAGGAGCTGGTACTGACCACGAACGGTCTGCTGCTCGAGGAACTGGCCCAGCCGCTCAAGGATGCGGGGGTGGCCAGGCTCAACATCAGCCTCGATTCGCTGCAGCCGGAGACCTTCGCGCGGATCACCCGGGGCGCCGATCTGCACCGGGTGCTGGCGGGGATAGAGGCGGCCACCAAGGCGGGCTTCGGGCCGCTCAAGATCAACATGGTGGTGATGCGCGGGGTGAACGATCATGAGATCCTGGACTTCGCCGCCCTCACCCTGGAAAAGCCGTACACGGTCCGTTTCATAGAATACATGCCGACCCTCAAGGACGAGGGGTGGGGCGCCCAGAGCATGCCGGGGAGCGAGATCCTCGCTGCCATCGCCGAGCGCTACCCCCTGCTGCCGCTGGTCAGTTCCGAGATGGCGGGGCCGGCCAGGAACTACAAGATACAGGGGGCGGCGGGCGCCATCGGGATCATCACCCCGGTTTCCGGTCACTTCTGCGAGAGCTGCAACAGGATAAGGATCACCGCTACCGGCCGGGTGCGCGGCTGCCTCTTCTCCGATCAGGGGACGGACCTGAAGCCGCTTCTCGCCTCGAATGACCCGGAGGCGCTGCGGCAGACCCTGAAGAGCATCGTGACCCAGAAGCCGGGAAGGCACCACATCGCCGAGGAAGGGGCCGATCAGGCGGTGGTGAACATGTCGAGGATCGGCGGGTAA
- a CDS encoding MOSC domain-containing protein, giving the protein MSASVVAVNISRNKGERKKAAPEVHLRENFGIIGDGHAGDWHRQVSLLAQESIDKMVQLGLAVGAGDFAENITTRGIDLMHLPIGARLGIGPVVLEISQIGKVCHTRCAIYYQAGDCVMPKEGIFATVISGGVVRPDDKIELL; this is encoded by the coding sequence ATGAGCGCATCGGTAGTGGCGGTCAACATAAGCCGCAACAAGGGCGAGAGAAAGAAGGCGGCGCCGGAGGTGCACCTGCGGGAGAACTTCGGCATCATCGGTGACGGTCATGCCGGCGACTGGCATCGGCAGGTGAGCCTCCTCGCCCAGGAGAGCATAGACAAGATGGTGCAGTTGGGCCTCGCGGTGGGCGCCGGGGACTTCGCGGAAAACATCACCACCCGCGGCATCGACCTCATGCACCTCCCGATCGGCGCGCGGCTCGGGATAGGGCCGGTGGTGCTGGAGATCTCCCAGATCGGGAAGGTCTGCCATACCCGCTGCGCCATCTACTACCAGGCCGGCGACTGCGTCATGCCCAAGGAAGGTATCTTCGCCACGGTAATCAGCGGCGGGGTGGTGCGCCCCGACGACAAGATCGAGCTGCTCTAG
- a CDS encoding aldehyde ferredoxin oxidoreductase family protein → MDKIFRVNMTDLTTKIEEVPAAWAGLGGRGLTSTIVAAEVPPTCHALSAQNVLCFAPGLLTGTAAANSGRLSAGAKSPLTGGIKESNAGGTAAQMLAKLGIKALIIEGAPKDGTWYNLAVGVNGVTISEEKELLGLGNFAVIDAVEARLGKKTGVLTIGPAGELKMTAANISVKDPDSKIRSHGRGGLGAVMGSKQIKFISIDGEGAPGVKIADPEKFKAAAKAFSKAVLEHPVSGEGLPTYGTNVLVNILNEAGGLPTRNFTTGQFEGHDKISGETMHDTIVARGGKPKHGCHAGCIIQCSQVYNDKDGKYVTSGFEYETIWGLGADCCIDNLDDIARADNLMDDIGIDSIETAVMFGVAMEAGILNWGDSKEMLRLLTDEIGKGTALGRILGGGAGSVGRTYGVTRVPVVKNQGIPAYDPRSVKGIGITYATSTMGADHTSGYTIATNILNVGGYVDPLKKDGQVELSRNLQIATAAVDSTGMCIFVAFPALDIPECLPALIDMINARFGIALTGDDVTNLGKHILKLERDFNQKAGLTNVHDRLPDFFKTEPVAPHNAVWDFTDAEIDEFWNF, encoded by the coding sequence ATGGATAAGATTTTTCGCGTCAACATGACCGACCTCACCACCAAGATCGAAGAAGTTCCGGCAGCATGGGCAGGCCTGGGTGGCCGTGGCCTCACCTCCACCATCGTGGCCGCCGAAGTTCCGCCGACCTGCCATGCGCTCAGCGCACAGAACGTCCTCTGCTTCGCACCGGGCCTTCTGACCGGTACCGCCGCAGCCAACTCCGGCCGTCTCTCCGCAGGCGCCAAGAGCCCGCTGACCGGCGGCATCAAGGAGTCCAACGCAGGCGGCACCGCCGCACAGATGCTGGCGAAACTCGGCATCAAGGCCCTGATCATCGAGGGCGCACCGAAAGACGGCACCTGGTACAACCTGGCTGTGGGCGTGAACGGCGTCACCATCAGCGAGGAGAAGGAACTGCTTGGTCTGGGTAACTTCGCCGTCATCGACGCGGTCGAGGCACGCCTCGGCAAGAAGACCGGCGTCCTCACCATCGGCCCGGCGGGCGAGCTGAAGATGACCGCAGCCAACATCTCCGTCAAGGACCCGGACAGCAAGATCCGCAGCCACGGCCGCGGCGGCCTGGGCGCGGTCATGGGCTCCAAGCAGATCAAGTTCATCTCCATCGACGGCGAAGGCGCCCCGGGCGTCAAGATCGCCGATCCCGAAAAATTCAAGGCTGCCGCCAAGGCGTTCTCCAAGGCGGTTCTCGAGCACCCCGTCTCCGGCGAGGGTCTCCCGACCTACGGCACCAACGTCCTCGTTAACATCCTCAACGAGGCCGGCGGCCTCCCGACCAGGAACTTCACCACCGGCCAGTTCGAAGGGCACGACAAGATCTCCGGCGAAACCATGCACGACACCATCGTGGCACGCGGCGGCAAGCCCAAACATGGCTGCCACGCAGGCTGCATCATCCAGTGCTCGCAGGTCTACAACGACAAGGACGGCAAATACGTCACCTCCGGTTTCGAGTACGAGACCATCTGGGGCCTGGGTGCTGACTGCTGCATCGACAACCTCGACGACATCGCCCGCGCCGACAACCTGATGGACGACATCGGGATCGACTCCATCGAGACCGCCGTCATGTTTGGCGTCGCCATGGAAGCCGGCATCCTCAACTGGGGCGACTCCAAGGAAATGCTCCGCCTCCTGACCGACGAGATCGGCAAGGGTACCGCCCTTGGCCGCATTCTTGGCGGCGGCGCCGGTTCCGTCGGCCGCACCTACGGCGTGACACGCGTACCGGTCGTCAAGAACCAGGGCATCCCGGCGTACGACCCGCGCTCCGTCAAGGGGATCGGCATCACCTACGCCACCAGCACCATGGGCGCCGACCACACCTCCGGCTACACCATCGCCACCAACATCCTGAACGTCGGCGGCTACGTCGATCCGCTCAAGAAGGACGGCCAGGTCGAGCTTTCCCGTAACCTGCAGATCGCGACCGCAGCAGTCGACTCCACCGGTATGTGCATCTTCGTCGCCTTCCCGGCGCTGGACATCCCGGAGTGCCTGCCGGCCCTGATCGACATGATCAACGCCCGCTTCGGCATCGCCCTCACCGGCGACGACGTCACCAACCTCGGCAAGCACATCCTGAAACTGGAGCGTGACTTCAACCAGAAGGCCGGTCTCACCAACGTCCACGACCGCCTGCCGGACTTCTTCAAGACCGAGCCGGTCGCACCGCACAACGCGGTGTGGGACTTCACCGACGCGGAAATCGACGAGTTCTGGAACTTCTAG
- a CDS encoding molybdopterin molybdotransferase MoeA, giving the protein MPSFEEARGIILAHVAPLGEENVPLSDALGRVVSRDVIAPWDLPQYDNSAMDGYAVHAADCTSVPTRLIITGFVPAGGEQCPAVTVGCAVRIMTGAPIPPGCNAVVPIEETEQEDDQVVINQKVLPRQHVRVRGSDVASGTQFLPAGSQVRPAEVGMLAAMGQALVPVYRKARVAILSTGDELIELGESPAAGKVINSNALSLAAAVREAGAEPVLIGIARDNVESHRDKMREGLCCDALITSAGVSAGDRDLVREVAASLGAEEQFWKIGMKPGGPTAFSVWQGKPIFSLPGNPVSTMVTFELLVKPALLKMMGHKRVLPPFVKGILAEDAHKKPGKLHFIRVTVKKRHGRHVAYCAGEQHTAILSTMTRCDALAALPCDATFIPAGSEVDLALMREVDLLSEGEVGIRCCS; this is encoded by the coding sequence ATGCCAAGCTTTGAAGAAGCGCGAGGCATCATACTGGCCCACGTCGCCCCGCTGGGAGAGGAAAACGTACCGCTGTCCGACGCGCTGGGGCGCGTGGTGAGCAGGGACGTCATCGCCCCGTGGGATCTGCCGCAGTACGACAATTCCGCCATGGACGGCTACGCCGTGCATGCAGCCGATTGCACCTCGGTCCCCACCCGCCTCATCATCACCGGCTTCGTACCCGCCGGAGGCGAGCAGTGCCCCGCGGTAACCGTCGGCTGCGCGGTGCGGATCATGACCGGTGCCCCCATCCCCCCCGGATGCAACGCCGTCGTCCCCATCGAGGAAACCGAACAGGAAGATGACCAGGTGGTGATCAACCAGAAGGTGCTCCCCAGGCAGCACGTCCGGGTCAGGGGAAGCGACGTCGCCTCGGGAACCCAGTTCCTCCCTGCCGGGAGCCAGGTCCGTCCCGCCGAGGTTGGGATGCTGGCCGCCATGGGGCAGGCACTGGTGCCGGTGTATCGCAAGGCACGGGTGGCCATCCTCTCCACCGGAGACGAACTGATCGAACTGGGGGAGAGCCCCGCGGCCGGAAAGGTGATCAACTCCAATGCCCTGTCGCTGGCCGCCGCCGTTCGCGAGGCGGGAGCGGAACCGGTACTCATCGGGATAGCGCGGGACAACGTGGAGAGCCACCGTGACAAGATGCGGGAAGGCCTTTGCTGCGACGCCCTGATCACCTCGGCCGGCGTCTCCGCCGGTGACCGCGACCTGGTCCGGGAGGTCGCCGCGAGCCTCGGCGCCGAGGAGCAGTTCTGGAAGATCGGGATGAAACCGGGCGGTCCGACCGCTTTCTCGGTATGGCAGGGAAAGCCGATCTTCTCGCTCCCGGGCAATCCGGTATCGACCATGGTGACCTTCGAGCTGTTGGTGAAGCCGGCCCTGCTGAAGATGATGGGGCACAAGAGGGTGCTGCCCCCGTTCGTGAAGGGGATCCTGGCCGAGGACGCCCACAAGAAACCCGGCAAGCTGCACTTCATCAGGGTGACGGTGAAGAAGCGGCACGGCAGACACGTCGCCTACTGCGCCGGCGAACAGCACACCGCCATCCTGAGCACCATGACCCGGTGCGATGCCCTGGCCGCCCTCCCCTGCGACGCCACCTTCATCCCGGCCGGGAGTGAAGTGGACCTGGCGCTGATGAGGGAAGTCGACCTGTTAAGCGAGGGGGAAGTCGGCATCAGGTGCTGCTCCTGA
- a CDS encoding MoaD/ThiS family protein, translated as MKITLKLFATFRNGRFKIAEQELAEGTDVRQVVLSLGLTEEEIGIVMLNGRHGELDSTLSHGDTLSLFPLVGGG; from the coding sequence ATGAAGATAACACTCAAGCTTTTCGCCACATTCAGAAACGGCAGGTTCAAGATCGCCGAGCAGGAACTCGCCGAGGGGACCGACGTGCGCCAGGTGGTACTCTCCCTCGGGCTCACCGAGGAGGAAATCGGCATCGTCATGCTGAATGGCCGGCACGGTGAACTGGACAGCACGTTGAGCCACGGCGATACCCTATCGCTCTTTCCCCTGGTAGGAGGAGGCTGA
- a CDS encoding HesA/MoeB/ThiF family protein — protein MRKVITFLKEHTKEGLLPWSAQDAAAQRFNLSHGAVELLALQNRLFPARYQRNRNMIQIDEQLRLFQSRVAVIGCGGLGGYVLEELARLGVGQIVAIDPDIFEEHNLNRQILSSPALLGQPKAAVAAERLAQVNPAVTVTAIQDYFCLANGHELLAGTHVAVDALDSISYRLQLAEFCNLAGIPMVHGAIGGWYGHVASQFPGETTVQQIYRHWVAGKGIEQQLGNPSFTPAVVASLEVAEVCKILLGKGEPLRNRKLTIDLLEMEMQEISYAPVPVTLVDAA, from the coding sequence ATGCGCAAGGTCATCACTTTTCTGAAAGAGCACACCAAGGAAGGCCTGCTCCCCTGGAGCGCGCAGGACGCGGCCGCGCAGCGCTTCAACCTGAGCCACGGGGCGGTGGAACTGCTCGCCCTGCAAAACCGTTTGTTCCCGGCCCGCTACCAGCGCAACCGGAACATGATCCAGATCGACGAGCAACTGCGCCTGTTCCAAAGCCGCGTCGCGGTGATCGGCTGCGGCGGCCTGGGGGGCTACGTCCTCGAGGAACTCGCGCGGCTGGGCGTCGGGCAGATCGTCGCCATCGACCCGGACATCTTCGAGGAGCACAACCTGAACCGGCAGATCCTCTCCTCCCCCGCGTTGCTGGGACAGCCCAAGGCGGCGGTTGCGGCCGAGCGGCTGGCGCAGGTGAACCCCGCCGTCACGGTCACCGCCATCCAGGACTACTTCTGCCTTGCCAACGGGCACGAACTCCTGGCGGGAACGCACGTCGCGGTGGATGCGCTCGACAGCATCTCGTACCGGCTGCAGCTGGCCGAGTTCTGCAACCTGGCCGGGATCCCCATGGTGCACGGCGCCATCGGCGGGTGGTACGGCCATGTCGCCTCCCAGTTCCCCGGCGAGACCACCGTGCAGCAAATCTACCGGCACTGGGTGGCCGGCAAGGGGATCGAGCAGCAGCTCGGCAACCCGAGCTTCACTCCGGCCGTCGTGGCGAGTCTCGAGGTCGCCGAAGTCTGCAAGATCCTGCTCGGCAAGGGTGAGCCGCTCAGGAACCGCAAGCTCACCATCGATCTTCTGGAAATGGAGATGCAGGAGATCTCCTACGCTCCGGTCCCGGTGACCCTGGTGGACGCCGCCTGA
- the ahcY gene encoding adenosylhomocysteinase, whose translation MTKDYIVKDMSLADWGRKEMIIAETEMPGLMAIREEYAAAQPLKGARIAGSLHMTIQTAMLIETLTALGAEVRWASCNIFSTQDHAAAAIAAAGIPVFAHKGETLAEYWDYTHKIFEWHDGGAPNMILDDGGDATLLLHLGSDAEKDPSVIANPTCEEEQFLFAAIKKRLAEQPDWYSKTAACIKGVTEETTTGVHRLYQMYEKGTLKFPAINVNDSVTKSKFDNIYGCRESLMDGIKRATDVMVAGKVAVICGYGDVGKGCAQAMRGLQAQVWVTEVDPICALQAAMEGYKVVTMEWAADKADIFVTTTGNIDVITHDHMKAMKHNAIVCNIGHFDNEIEVAKLKQYKWENIKPQVDHVIFPDGKRIILLAEGRLVNLGCATGHPSYVMSSSFANQTLAQMEIFCNPGKYPVGVYILPKELDEKVARLQLKTLGAMLTELTDAQAAYIGVKKEGPYKSEHYRY comes from the coding sequence GTGACCAAGGACTACATCGTAAAGGATATGTCGCTGGCCGATTGGGGCCGCAAGGAGATGATCATCGCGGAAACCGAAATGCCGGGCCTCATGGCGATCCGCGAGGAGTACGCCGCAGCTCAGCCGCTCAAGGGGGCGCGCATCGCCGGCTCGCTGCACATGACCATCCAGACCGCCATGCTCATCGAGACGCTGACGGCTCTGGGCGCCGAGGTGCGCTGGGCTTCCTGCAACATATTCTCCACCCAGGACCATGCCGCCGCGGCCATCGCCGCCGCAGGCATCCCGGTCTTCGCCCACAAGGGCGAGACGCTGGCCGAGTACTGGGACTACACCCACAAGATCTTCGAATGGCACGACGGCGGCGCCCCGAACATGATCCTCGATGACGGCGGCGACGCGACGCTCCTGCTGCACCTGGGCTCCGACGCGGAGAAGGATCCCTCCGTGATCGCCAACCCGACCTGCGAGGAGGAGCAGTTCCTGTTCGCGGCCATCAAGAAGCGGCTCGCCGAGCAGCCGGACTGGTACTCGAAGACCGCCGCCTGCATCAAGGGCGTCACCGAGGAGACCACCACCGGCGTGCACCGCCTGTACCAGATGTACGAGAAGGGGACGCTGAAGTTCCCGGCCATCAACGTGAACGACTCGGTCACCAAGTCCAAGTTCGACAACATCTACGGCTGCCGCGAGTCTCTCATGGACGGCATCAAGCGCGCCACCGACGTCATGGTGGCCGGCAAGGTGGCGGTCATCTGCGGTTACGGCGACGTGGGCAAGGGATGCGCGCAGGCGATGCGCGGACTTCAGGCCCAGGTCTGGGTCACCGAGGTCGACCCGATCTGCGCGCTGCAGGCGGCCATGGAAGGGTACAAGGTGGTCACCATGGAGTGGGCGGCGGACAAGGCCGACATCTTCGTCACCACCACCGGCAACATCGACGTCATCACCCACGACCACATGAAGGCGATGAAGCACAACGCCATCGTCTGCAACATCGGGCATTTCGACAACGAGATCGAGGTGGCGAAACTCAAGCAGTACAAGTGGGAGAACATCAAGCCGCAGGTCGACCACGTCATCTTCCCGGACGGCAAGCGCATCATCCTGCTCGCCGAAGGGCGCCTGGTGAACCTGGGCTGCGCCACCGGGCACCCCTCCTACGTCATGTCCTCCTCCTTCGCCAACCAGACCCTGGCGCAGATGGAGATCTTCTGCAACCCGGGCAAGTACCCGGTCGGCGTCTACATCCTCCCGAAGGAGCTGGACGAGAAGGTGGCGCGCCTGCAGTTGAAGACGCTCGGCGCCATGCTGACCGAGCTGACCGACGCCCAGGCCGCCTACATCGGCGTCAAGAAGGAAGGGCCGTACAAGTCCGAGCATTACAGGTACTAA
- a CDS encoding iron-containing alcohol dehydrogenase, whose amino-acid sequence MALGEQTYGFFIPTVSLMGVGSAKETGEQVKALGASKALIVTDKGLSAMGVADKIKEQVEAAGVKAVIFDGAEPNPTDINVHDGVKVYQENGCDAIISLGGGSSHDCGKGIGLVIGNGGHIRDFEGVNKSTKSMPAFVAINTTAGTASEMTRFCIITNTDTHVKMAIVDWRCTPNIAINDPLLMVGKPAALTAATGMDALTHAVEAYVSTIATPITDACAIKAIELIAEYLSKAVANGEDLEARDRMAYAEYLAGMAFNNASLGYVHSMAHQLGGFYNLPHGVCNAILLPAVSQYNLIACPKRFADIAKALGENVDGLSVTEAGQKAIDRIRTLSASIGIPTGLKALNVKEEDLAIMAENAKKDACQFTNPRKATLEQVIQIFKDAM is encoded by the coding sequence ATGGCATTAGGAGAGCAGACTTACGGTTTCTTCATTCCGACGGTATCGCTGATGGGCGTTGGTTCCGCTAAGGAAACCGGCGAGCAGGTCAAGGCACTGGGCGCATCCAAGGCGCTGATCGTCACCGACAAAGGCCTCTCGGCCATGGGCGTTGCCGACAAGATCAAGGAGCAGGTGGAAGCTGCCGGCGTTAAAGCCGTCATCTTCGACGGCGCCGAGCCGAACCCGACCGACATCAACGTGCACGACGGCGTGAAGGTATACCAGGAAAACGGTTGCGACGCGATCATCTCCCTGGGCGGCGGCTCCTCCCACGACTGCGGTAAGGGCATCGGCCTGGTCATCGGCAACGGCGGCCACATCCGCGACTTCGAAGGCGTGAACAAGTCCACCAAATCCATGCCGGCATTCGTCGCCATCAACACCACCGCCGGCACCGCTTCCGAAATGACCCGCTTCTGCATCATCACCAACACCGACACCCACGTGAAGATGGCCATCGTCGACTGGCGCTGCACTCCGAACATCGCCATCAACGACCCGCTGCTCATGGTCGGCAAGCCGGCAGCTCTGACCGCTGCCACCGGTATGGACGCCCTGACCCACGCGGTCGAGGCATACGTCTCCACCATCGCCACCCCGATCACCGACGCCTGTGCCATCAAGGCCATCGAGCTGATCGCCGAGTACCTCTCCAAGGCTGTCGCCAACGGCGAAGACCTCGAGGCACGCGACAGGATGGCTTACGCCGAGTACCTGGCCGGCATGGCGTTCAACAACGCATCGCTTGGCTACGTCCACTCCATGGCTCACCAGCTGGGCGGCTTCTACAACCTGCCGCACGGCGTCTGCAACGCCATCCTGCTGCCGGCCGTCAGCCAGTACAACCTGATCGCCTGCCCGAAGCGTTTCGCTGACATCGCCAAGGCTCTGGGCGAGAACGTCGACGGCCTCTCCGTGACCGAAGCCGGCCAGAAAGCGATCGACAGGATCCGCACCCTCTCCGCTTCCATCGGCATCCCGACCGGCCTCAAGGCCCTCAACGTCAAGGAAGAGGACCTGGCCATCATGGCGGAGAACGCGAAGAAGGACGCTTGCCAGTTCACCAACCCGCGCAAAGCGACCCTCGAGCAGGTCATCCAGATCTTCAAGGACGCAATGTAG
- a CDS encoding ArsR/SmtB family transcription factor: protein MLELFKALADPCRLRLVAVLLKSELTVQELTQILGMGQSRISRHLKILAEAGVLTVKRQGTWSYYRAGEQNPFFTAIRPEFERALEQLPERRGDLAAVAQTLEARRKRSLEFFDQHAAQWDELSRTLLPVPEYQAGVLALIPEVAVLLEIGVGTGTLMAELARKAKQVIGVDHSPAMLVEARRRLVQDGVPGAELRLGEMTHLPIANGGVGCVVANMVLHHAPDPQAVLAEIARVLQPRGTVVLADLARHEREWAREQLADQWLGFEEGELKAWLEGAGLFEVTIERLAASGAEDVLLVKAVKH from the coding sequence ATGCTGGAACTTTTCAAGGCGCTGGCCGATCCGTGTCGATTGCGGTTGGTGGCGGTGCTGCTCAAATCGGAACTCACCGTCCAGGAACTGACCCAGATCCTGGGGATGGGGCAATCGCGGATCTCGCGGCACCTGAAGATCCTGGCCGAGGCGGGGGTGCTCACGGTGAAGCGTCAGGGGACCTGGAGCTACTACCGCGCCGGGGAGCAGAACCCCTTTTTCACCGCGATACGCCCGGAATTCGAACGGGCGCTGGAGCAGCTTCCGGAGCGACGCGGGGATCTCGCCGCCGTGGCACAGACCCTGGAGGCCCGCCGTAAAAGGAGCCTCGAGTTCTTCGATCAGCACGCTGCCCAGTGGGACGAGCTGTCGCGTACCCTGCTGCCGGTACCGGAGTACCAGGCGGGGGTGCTCGCGCTGATCCCCGAGGTTGCTGTGCTGCTTGAGATCGGGGTAGGCACCGGAACTCTCATGGCTGAGCTGGCGCGCAAGGCAAAACAGGTGATTGGTGTCGACCATTCACCTGCCATGCTGGTTGAGGCGCGGCGGCGCCTGGTCCAGGACGGTGTCCCGGGAGCCGAACTCCGGCTCGGAGAGATGACCCATCTTCCCATCGCCAATGGTGGCGTGGGGTGCGTTGTAGCCAACATGGTGCTGCATCACGCTCCCGACCCGCAGGCGGTGCTGGCGGAGATAGCGCGTGTGCTCCAGCCGCGGGGAACCGTGGTGCTTGCAGATCTGGCTCGCCACGAGCGGGAGTGGGCCCGAGAGCAGTTGGCCGATCAGTGGCTTGGGTTCGAAGAGGGTGAGCTCAAAGCATGGCTGGAAGGGGCGGGGCTTTTCGAGGTCACAATCGAGCGCCTCGCCGCAAGCGGTGCGGAAGACGTGCTGCTGGTGAAGGCCGTGAAACATTAG
- a CDS encoding NAD(P)H-dependent flavin oxidoreductase: protein MFKPLRIGKHEARYPLIQGGMGVRISAGSLAGHVAKCGGVGLVASPGITLNSEFFDGKNYLKTNSVALKDEIRKAYEIAPDGIIGVNVMVALTDFEELVVAAVEAGAKVLVCGAGLPMTLPGLTAHAPDVALVPIVSSVRAAQLIAKKWDKAYNRLPDAVVVEDPDTAGGHLGEKMENIGTGEYDQYETVRGVKEFFRSEYGLDIPIIAAGGIWDRADVVHALAEGADGVQMASRFVTTVECDAEDAFKQAYLDCKKEDIGLIMSPAGLPGRAILTNQEGIVSYDRDRGSVCSYGCLKKCSYKESGERFCIVKSLDRAQRGEVDSGLIFCGTNAWKATRIETVQEIFDELFAEAGAVAEDQAA, encoded by the coding sequence ATGTTTAAACCGTTGCGCATTGGCAAACACGAGGCACGTTACCCGCTGATCCAGGGCGGCATGGGCGTCAGGATTTCGGCAGGATCTCTCGCTGGGCACGTTGCCAAGTGCGGCGGAGTCGGGCTGGTGGCATCCCCCGGCATAACCTTGAACAGCGAATTTTTCGATGGCAAGAACTACCTGAAAACCAACTCTGTGGCGCTGAAGGATGAGATCCGCAAAGCCTACGAGATCGCACCGGACGGCATCATCGGGGTGAACGTGATGGTCGCGCTAACCGATTTCGAGGAGTTGGTCGTCGCCGCCGTGGAAGCGGGAGCCAAGGTGCTCGTCTGCGGCGCCGGACTCCCCATGACCCTGCCGGGGTTGACCGCCCACGCGCCGGACGTGGCGCTTGTGCCGATCGTCTCTTCCGTGCGTGCGGCGCAGCTCATCGCCAAGAAATGGGACAAGGCTTACAACCGTCTGCCTGACGCAGTCGTGGTCGAGGACCCGGACACCGCTGGGGGGCACCTGGGCGAGAAGATGGAAAATATCGGCACCGGCGAGTACGACCAGTACGAAACCGTGCGCGGCGTGAAGGAGTTCTTCCGGAGCGAGTACGGGCTGGATATCCCGATAATCGCGGCCGGCGGCATCTGGGACCGCGCCGACGTCGTGCATGCTCTCGCCGAAGGTGCGGACGGCGTGCAGATGGCGAGCCGCTTCGTAACCACCGTGGAGTGCGACGCCGAGGATGCCTTCAAGCAGGCCTACCTCGACTGCAAGAAAGAGGACATCGGCCTGATCATGAGCCCCGCCGGACTTCCCGGCCGTGCCATCCTCACCAACCAGGAAGGCATCGTCTCCTACGACCGCGACCGCGGTTCGGTCTGCTCGTATGGCTGCCTCAAGAAGTGCTCCTACAAGGAGAGCGGCGAGCGTTTCTGCATCGTCAAGTCGCTGGACCGCGCCCAGCGCGGCGAGGTCGACTCCGGCCTCATCTTCTGCGGCACCAACGCCTGGAAAGCGACCCGGATCGAAACCGTGCAGGAGATCTTCGACGAACTGTTCGCCGAGGCAGGCGCAGTCGCCGAGGACCAGGCAGCCTGA